A single genomic interval of Staphylococcus hyicus harbors:
- a CDS encoding CDP-glycerol--glycerophosphate glycerophosphotransferase yields the protein MAVTKIKQVDSKLTISFENPTKTINKLFVKNEVESITYLPVEPFKFEIDLIEVIRRFKKHNLDKIHLIIEESDALLTNQHQLKVSNPSTHLSQLQLVESDGVSLYPYVTKGGFLNFTFSDTLPINTYVARRHIDNMTFNNSQANIEGKFTLINSTLLKANIVLRTRFKDDEQYVYLPVRKFGENIKLATTSFAFQIDLYEDLIQFLKQDFKTGDVLDLFLEISIQENATPIRVKIGQPRILAERFLKGEIITDYNDNIVSITPYLTMKGKNLSFRINTYSVESYLSYIKSLKSKSLPFNKSEHIWVIGEKSYKAQDNGLHFFKYLRTHHPDIPAYYIIEHDSNERSNVEPYGNVIYFRSPEHFDIMLKADYICSTHHPELLYPTNSHVYTKKVKATKVFLQHGVLGTKNLTEINGNQLQDFNVDLFVTSSEREKEIVVRDLKFDEQQVIVTGLSRFDALFDKQTQTKKQLLIIPTWRDWLTSTFTVKDSDYLKTYNALLNNETFKKLHDFGYEILFCLHPNMQPFIDLFNVPSHIQSIKQGDVDVQQLIKESSLMITDYSSVAFDFSFLDKPVLYYQFDTSRFLGKHPSHINLIEELPGVIVDNEDELIHALQHYIDTDFTVPEWLKARSRKFYSFRDQNNAQRIYENINKRSQLRYYKNKVQYDILSQHFFKRFRKHNKYFTVMDKFNSALVKWLPVKKNLVVFESNVGKSVSDSPKVIYDALTAYRNDMEIVWVNNTQYPFTDPNVKSVERLSPSYFYYLSRAKYWVNNQNFPHYISKPAATTYIQTWHGTPLKKMLNDVNVFEGRDAGYKDRVNSAIQKWDYLISPSPYATTCFKSAFNFKKEVLEIGYPRNDIFYKTNDSNLELKKENIKKQIGIHDNRKVILYAPTFRDDEINKAKKHIIQLQMDLQKMYRELGQEYILLLRPHIIISNALHIDENLKDFAINVGDYNEISDLYLISDICITDYSSVMFDFANTRKPIIFYTYDLDHYKNNLRGFYFNFEKEAPGPLIKTDDKLIECILNIDEITKTYKDKYEKFYNRFCTFETGTSAQQIVQRFFKKDS from the coding sequence ATGGCAGTAACAAAAATAAAACAAGTTGACTCTAAACTAACAATTTCATTTGAAAATCCAACGAAAACAATCAATAAACTATTTGTAAAAAATGAAGTTGAATCGATTACGTACTTACCTGTTGAACCATTCAAATTTGAAATTGATTTGATTGAAGTCATTCGCCGCTTTAAAAAGCATAACCTTGATAAAATACATCTTATAATAGAAGAAAGTGATGCACTTTTAACAAACCAACATCAACTTAAAGTATCCAATCCATCGACGCACCTCTCACAATTGCAACTTGTGGAAAGTGATGGCGTATCTTTATACCCTTATGTCACGAAAGGTGGGTTTTTAAATTTTACATTTAGCGATACATTGCCTATCAATACATACGTCGCTAGACGACATATTGATAACATGACGTTTAATAATTCACAAGCAAACATTGAAGGTAAATTCACGCTTATCAACTCGACTTTATTAAAAGCCAATATTGTCTTAAGAACTCGATTTAAAGATGATGAACAATATGTTTATTTACCTGTGCGTAAATTTGGCGAAAACATTAAACTAGCCACAACGTCATTTGCATTTCAAATCGATTTATATGAAGATTTAATTCAATTTTTAAAACAAGATTTCAAAACTGGTGATGTTTTAGATTTATTTCTTGAAATAAGTATTCAAGAAAATGCTACCCCTATAAGAGTCAAAATAGGGCAACCAAGGATACTTGCCGAGCGTTTTCTTAAAGGTGAAATAATTACTGACTATAATGATAATATAGTATCCATCACTCCTTATTTAACGATGAAAGGTAAAAACCTCTCATTTAGAATCAATACTTATAGTGTTGAGAGTTATCTCAGTTACATTAAAAGCTTAAAATCTAAGTCTTTACCGTTTAATAAATCTGAACACATTTGGGTGATAGGTGAAAAATCATACAAAGCACAAGACAACGGACTTCACTTCTTTAAATATTTAAGAACACATCACCCTGACATCCCTGCATATTACATCATCGAACATGATTCAAACGAACGATCCAATGTGGAACCTTATGGAAACGTCATTTATTTTCGCTCACCTGAGCATTTTGACATTATGTTAAAAGCAGACTATATATGTTCAACACATCACCCTGAGTTACTCTATCCTACAAATAGTCATGTATATACAAAGAAGGTTAAAGCGACCAAAGTCTTTTTACAACATGGTGTATTAGGCACTAAAAACTTAACGGAAATTAACGGGAATCAACTCCAAGATTTTAATGTCGATTTATTTGTTACAAGTTCTGAACGTGAAAAAGAAATTGTTGTTCGTGATTTAAAGTTTGATGAACAACAAGTTATTGTGACTGGATTATCCCGATTTGATGCGTTATTTGATAAGCAAACCCAAACAAAAAAACAACTTTTGATTATTCCGACTTGGAGAGATTGGTTAACAAGTACATTCACTGTTAAAGATTCTGATTACCTTAAAACATACAATGCTTTACTAAATAATGAAACGTTCAAAAAATTACATGACTTTGGTTATGAAATTTTATTCTGTTTACATCCGAATATGCAACCTTTTATAGATTTATTTAATGTACCTTCTCATATTCAATCTATTAAACAAGGTGATGTTGATGTTCAACAATTAATTAAAGAAAGCAGTTTAATGATTACTGATTACTCAAGTGTAGCCTTCGACTTTAGTTTCTTAGACAAGCCGGTATTATATTACCAATTCGACACATCTCGATTCCTTGGTAAACACCCTTCTCATATCAACCTAATAGAAGAATTACCAGGTGTGATTGTAGATAATGAAGATGAGCTTATCCATGCTTTACAACATTATATTGATACTGACTTTACAGTTCCCGAGTGGCTTAAAGCACGTTCTAGAAAGTTTTACAGCTTTAGAGATCAAAATAACGCCCAACGCATTTATGAAAATATTAACAAAAGATCACAGCTAAGATATTATAAGAACAAAGTTCAATATGATATTTTAAGTCAACATTTCTTTAAACGATTTAGAAAGCACAATAAATATTTCACAGTGATGGATAAATTTAATAGTGCATTAGTTAAGTGGCTGCCTGTCAAAAAGAATTTAGTAGTATTTGAAAGTAATGTAGGCAAATCTGTAAGTGATAGCCCTAAAGTAATATATGATGCATTAACAGCTTATCGAAATGATATGGAGATTGTTTGGGTCAATAATACGCAATACCCATTCACGGATCCAAATGTTAAATCTGTAGAACGACTATCGCCAAGCTATTTTTATTACTTGTCACGTGCCAAGTATTGGGTAAACAATCAAAACTTCCCACACTATATTTCTAAGCCAGCAGCAACGACCTATATACAAACTTGGCATGGCACACCATTAAAGAAAATGTTAAATGATGTCAATGTATTTGAAGGGCGCGATGCAGGTTATAAAGATCGTGTAAATAGTGCGATTCAAAAATGGGATTATTTAATTTCACCAAGTCCATATGCAACGACATGTTTCAAATCAGCATTTAATTTTAAAAAAGAAGTACTTGAAATTGGTTATCCTCGAAATGATATTTTTTATAAAACAAACGATTCAAACCTCGAATTAAAAAAAGAGAATATAAAGAAACAAATTGGTATTCATGATAATCGCAAAGTCATTCTTTATGCGCCAACCTTTAGAGATGATGAAATTAATAAAGCAAAAAAACACATCATTCAACTTCAAATGGATTTACAAAAGATGTATCGAGAATTAGGTCAGGAATACATTTTATTATTACGACCACATATCATCATTAGTAATGCATTACATATTGATGAAAATTTAAAAGATTTTGCTATAAATGTGGGTGATTACAATGAAATCAGTGACTTATATTTAATTTCCGATATTTGTATTACAGACTATTCATCTGTAATGTTCGATTTTGCAAATACACGCAAACCTATTATTTTCTATACGTATGACCTTGATCATTATAAAAACAATCTTCGTGGATTTTATTTTAATTTCGAAAAAGA
- a CDS encoding glycosyltransferase family 2 protein, whose amino-acid sequence MLNKSKLFTIIVTTYNNETSIQSTLDSIIHQTLDNSHYEIIVVDDCSTDETWSILQKYKRDNIVLHRLERNTGGPSQPRNVGLQLAQGKYVYFHDGDDWLHSEILNHIYEQKKWHKSDVIVGKVLKFKNGNTSVHAKFMSIKDRINNKPLKIPYLFYYLGPAGKFIKKDLLTKHQITFPDDTHFGEDKIFFMNVFKYAQKVTTTTKEVTFFNRSTDNQSIVRSTDFLEKRRSDFKLFEAVLKAKDRKFKEAFMLRVLEYDLLNNCNSHVFLKLSEKEKQQTFEIIRAVYTHKKVSHKLINKIDTKYSDAVDAIMNDDLEKFVDFFRWYKKEAKVYRIDKKHVLTQTDYDDKFHVNVPYANLLNLQVTKNRVVLQLNIFNVPEEDIKGLVLESRNQYDASVDIDDFVYSNGVITIDQPKSMFTNLKKGLYNVFVVYDEYKAINIKYGFTKEIGNLTFYPTIHGNLSIKKVQ is encoded by the coding sequence ATGCTAAATAAATCGAAACTGTTCACGATTATAGTTACAACTTATAACAATGAAACTTCTATTCAAAGCACGCTGGATTCTATCATTCATCAGACGTTGGACAATAGCCACTATGAAATTATAGTTGTAGATGATTGTTCGACGGATGAAACATGGTCAATTTTACAAAAATACAAGCGAGACAATATTGTATTACATCGACTTGAACGTAATACTGGTGGACCTTCTCAACCTAGAAATGTAGGGTTGCAACTTGCGCAAGGTAAATATGTTTATTTTCATGATGGTGATGATTGGTTACACTCTGAAATATTAAATCACATATACGAGCAAAAAAAATGGCATAAAAGTGATGTAATCGTCGGAAAAGTTTTGAAATTCAAAAATGGCAATACTTCTGTACATGCCAAATTTATGTCGATTAAAGATCGTATCAATAATAAACCCTTAAAAATCCCATATTTATTTTATTATTTAGGGCCTGCGGGGAAGTTTATTAAAAAAGACTTGTTAACTAAACATCAAATTACTTTCCCAGATGATACACATTTCGGTGAAGATAAAATATTTTTTATGAACGTATTTAAATATGCTCAAAAAGTAACGACAACGACTAAGGAAGTGACATTTTTTAATCGCTCTACAGACAATCAATCTATTGTTAGAAGTACGGACTTCTTAGAGAAACGTCGAAGTGATTTTAAATTATTTGAGGCAGTGTTAAAGGCTAAAGATAGAAAGTTTAAAGAAGCATTTATGTTAAGAGTACTAGAGTATGATTTATTGAATAATTGTAATAGCCATGTATTTTTAAAGTTAAGTGAAAAAGAGAAGCAACAAACTTTTGAAATTATTAGAGCGGTTTATACGCATAAAAAAGTGTCGCATAAATTAATTAATAAAATAGACACTAAATATTCTGATGCTGTAGATGCCATTATGAATGATGATCTTGAAAAGTTTGTTGACTTTTTTAGATGGTATAAAAAGGAAGCGAAAGTCTATCGTATAGATAAAAAGCACGTATTAACACAAACGGATTATGACGATAAATTTCATGTGAATGTCCCTTATGCCAATTTATTAAATTTGCAAGTTACAAAAAATAGAGTTGTCCTTCAATTAAATATTTTCAATGTTCCTGAAGAGGACATCAAAGGTCTAGTGCTAGAATCTCGTAATCAATACGACGCGTCTGTAGACATAGATGACTTTGTATATTCAAATGGCGTCATCACAATTGATCAACCAAAATCAATGTTTACGAACTTAAAGAAAGGTCTATATAATGTGTTTGTTGTTTATGATGAATATAAAGCGATAAATATAAAATATGGATTTACGAAAGAAATCGGGAATTTAACGTTCTATCCAACGATACATGGTAATCTTTCAATTAAAAAAGTGCAGTAG
- a CDS encoding DUF6056 family protein, whose amino-acid sequence MWAKIQQFHIVLLIFLFYLVLSILMPLTHDDLEWASSYGMEMLASHYETLNGRYLGNTLEVFATRFNVLRYALYTLFSLLIIFVIIKSTDSIMGKREQSHYFILILFLLTLLIPHTIFSQTNGWFAGFFNYVPATIASLVILHYCVKLISYGKLMWWEMIIMMITAITGQLFMENMTLFNIAVIIIAAFMYYIKYQKHLKQLLIALASAMVGAIIMFTNPQYVKIFGGESDYQKVSNENQGLMSRIANTLLTQFPEQIIYQSILILIVIAGLMVHLVYRSGVSLRIKVILIVGLSIAPLYTILLRVPLGIKFKLQDTSVAFLDFSVAMLFYVVLIVSLYYTSMPTRLKSYVVMLLFTIPIMVAPLLIVQPIGPRNFYSVFIIYVMVAFILIRYIDFKGQTFRWIIHLLTVTFASVYIIMFLIISISDHMRLAAIHRAVEENPKLTTYHMKRLPFEAYMQRSSPKTDFRKRIFKEHYNIPQRIKIEFPPSSKPGE is encoded by the coding sequence ATGTGGGCTAAAATTCAGCAATTCCATATCGTGTTATTGATATTTTTATTTTATTTAGTTTTAAGTATCCTAATGCCATTAACCCATGATGATCTTGAATGGGCGTCTTCATATGGGATGGAGATGCTTGCATCACATTATGAAACATTAAATGGGCGTTATTTAGGAAATACGCTAGAAGTCTTTGCGACGCGATTTAATGTGTTACGTTATGCGTTGTATACTTTATTTTCCTTATTAATTATATTTGTCATAATTAAAAGTACGGATTCAATCATGGGCAAGCGTGAACAATCTCATTATTTTATTTTGATTCTATTCTTATTGACGCTTCTTATTCCGCACACGATATTTAGCCAAACGAACGGGTGGTTTGCAGGATTTTTTAATTACGTCCCAGCAACAATTGCATCATTAGTTATTTTGCATTACTGTGTGAAGTTGATTAGCTATGGTAAGTTAATGTGGTGGGAAATGATCATAATGATGATTACGGCTATTACGGGTCAATTGTTTATGGAAAATATGACGCTTTTCAATATTGCAGTGATAATCATTGCTGCTTTTATGTATTATATTAAATATCAAAAGCATCTAAAACAATTATTGATAGCCTTAGCAAGTGCAATGGTTGGCGCGATAATCATGTTTACGAATCCTCAATACGTCAAAATATTCGGTGGGGAATCCGATTACCAAAAAGTGAGTAATGAAAATCAAGGTTTGATGAGTCGAATTGCCAATACATTATTGACCCAATTTCCTGAGCAAATTATTTATCAAAGTATTTTGATACTAATCGTCATTGCTGGGCTCATGGTTCACCTTGTATATCGAAGTGGTGTATCGTTAAGAATAAAAGTGATACTTATAGTAGGACTTTCGATTGCGCCATTATATACAATTTTATTGCGAGTACCATTGGGTATTAAATTTAAGTTGCAAGATACATCAGTAGCTTTTCTTGATTTTTCTGTGGCAATGTTGTTCTATGTGGTGCTCATTGTAAGTTTGTATTACACATCAATGCCCACACGGTTAAAATCCTATGTCGTGATGTTATTATTCACAATTCCTATCATGGTAGCGCCATTACTGATTGTGCAACCGATAGGTCCTCGAAATTTTTACTCGGTATTTATAATTTATGTTATGGTGGCATTTATACTCATACGTTATATTGATTTTAAAGGGCAAACTTTTCGTTGGATAATTCATTTATTAACGGTAACATTTGCAAGTGTATATATCATCATGTTTTTAATTATATCGATATCAGATCATATGAGGTTGGCTGCAATACATCGTGCCGTTGAAGAAAATCCTAAGTTAACGACGTATCATATGAAGCGCTTGCCATTTGAAGCATATATGCAACGTTCTTCACCTAAAACAGACTTTCGTAAAAGGATATTTAAAGAACACTACAATATTCCACAGCGTATAAAAATAGAATTCCCCCCATCTTCAAAACCAGGGGAGTAA
- the nagE gene encoding N-acetylglucosamine-specific PTS transporter subunit IIBC, whose amino-acid sequence MLNFLQRIGRSLMLPVAVLPAAAILIAIANTIAAFSNNTNAAYTFFFNAGMGIIGQLGLLFAIGVGLGMAKKNDGAVALATVVGFFTVTTLLKPENVAAYLNIAVKDVNAGFTNINNGNVFIGILVGLIAAYAYNKFAATELPTALSFFSGKRLVPIMTALFSVLLAGILLFVWQFVYSGLVNFGEFILGLGPIGAGLYGFFNRLLIPTGLHHALNAVFWFDVAGVNDIANFQSQKGTEGITGRYMAGFFPIMMFGVPAAALAMYHTADAKNKKQVASLMLAGAISAFVVGITEPIEFAFMFVAPQLYVIHAFLTGLSLFIAATFQWTAGFSFSAGLIDYILSLINPIAHTPLMLVLQGLVFFVLYYAIFRFMIVKFNIKTPGRGTEIPEPEVNLNAHETEAHASKYYQTAATLLEGLGGQDNIVSLTNCATRLRLELNDTHLMNESKIKSAGAVGIVKNGQHQAQVIIGTHVQHVADEMELQMEQHQK is encoded by the coding sequence ATGCTTAATTTTTTACAACGCATCGGTAGATCTTTAATGCTACCTGTTGCCGTTCTTCCTGCAGCTGCTATTTTAATAGCCATCGCAAACACCATCGCAGCATTTTCGAATAATACGAATGCTGCGTATACATTCTTTTTTAATGCTGGTATGGGGATTATTGGTCAATTAGGATTGCTTTTCGCCATCGGTGTAGGGCTGGGTATGGCTAAGAAAAACGATGGTGCAGTTGCTTTAGCGACTGTTGTTGGTTTTTTCACAGTAACGACGTTGCTCAAACCTGAGAATGTCGCTGCTTACTTAAATATTGCAGTAAAAGATGTAAATGCCGGTTTCACAAATATTAACAATGGAAATGTCTTTATCGGTATTTTAGTCGGTTTAATAGCTGCTTATGCGTATAATAAATTCGCTGCGACTGAACTCCCTACTGCTCTATCTTTTTTCAGCGGTAAACGACTCGTTCCGATAATGACTGCATTATTCAGCGTCCTTTTAGCGGGTATTTTGTTATTTGTATGGCAGTTCGTTTATTCTGGCTTGGTCAATTTTGGGGAATTCATTTTAGGTCTGGGTCCCATTGGTGCTGGTCTTTATGGTTTTTTCAATCGTCTATTGATTCCAACTGGCTTGCACCATGCACTAAATGCTGTATTTTGGTTTGATGTTGCAGGCGTGAACGACATTGCCAATTTCCAAAGTCAAAAAGGAACAGAAGGTATTACCGGACGTTATATGGCTGGTTTTTTCCCGATCATGATGTTTGGTGTACCCGCAGCTGCGCTTGCAATGTATCATACAGCGGACGCTAAAAATAAAAAACAAGTCGCAAGTTTAATGTTGGCAGGTGCGATTTCTGCATTCGTTGTAGGTATTACAGAGCCGATAGAATTTGCATTTATGTTTGTGGCACCTCAGTTATATGTGATTCATGCCTTTTTAACAGGTTTATCATTATTTATCGCAGCAACATTCCAGTGGACGGCAGGATTTTCATTTAGTGCAGGCCTCATTGATTATATTTTATCTTTAATTAACCCTATCGCCCACACACCATTAATGCTCGTTTTGCAAGGTTTAGTGTTTTTCGTCTTGTATTACGCCATTTTCAGGTTCATGATTGTAAAATTCAATATCAAAACACCTGGACGCGGAACAGAAATTCCAGAACCCGAAGTAAATTTAAACGCGCATGAAACTGAAGCCCATGCATCAAAATACTATCAAACCGCTGCAACACTTCTAGAGGGGCTCGGCGGCCAAGATAACATCGTTTCACTCACTAATTGTGCAACACGTTTACGCTTAGAATTAAATGATACACATCTTATGAACGAATCCAAAATCAAATCAGCTGGCGCTGTAGGTATTGTGAAAAATGGACAACATCAAGCTCAAGTCATCATAGGTACACACGTTCAACACGTTGCTGATGAAATGGAGTTACAAATGGAGCAACACCAAAAATAA
- the lip gene encoding YSIRK-targeted triacylglycerol lipase — MKFGRLLLNSPWRESTFTFEGTGLMKETKHQHTFSIRKSAYGAASVMVASCIFVIGGGVAEANDSTTQTTTPLEVAQTSQQETHTHQTPVTSLHTATPEHVDDSKEATPLPEKAESPKTEVTVQPSSHTQEVPALHKKTQQQPAYKDKTVPESTIASKSVESNKATENEMSPVEHHASNVEKREDRLETNETTPPSVDREFSHKIINNAHVNPKTDGQTNVNVDTKTIDTVSPKDDRIDTAQPKQVDAPKENTTAQNKFTSQASDKKPTVKAAPEAVQNPENPKNKDPFVFVHGFTGFVGEVAAKGENYWGGTKANLQNHLRKAGYETYEASVSALASNHERAVELYYYLKGGRVDYGAAHSKKYGHERYGKTYEGVLKDWKPGHPVHFIGHSMGGQTIRLLEHYLRFGDKAEIAYQQQHGGIISELFKGGQDNMVTSITTIATPHNGTHASDDIGNTPTIRNILYSFAQMSSHLGTIDFGMDHWGFKRKDGESLTDYNKRIAESKIWDSEDTGLYDLTREGAEKINQKTELNPNIYYKTYTGVATHETQLGKHIADLAMEFTKILTGNYIGSVDDILWRPNDGLVSEISSQHPSDEKNISVDENSELHKGTWQVMPTMKGWDHSDFIGNDTLDTKHSAIELTNFYDSISDYLMRIEKAESTKNT; from the coding sequence ATGAAATTTGGTAGACTACTTTTAAACTCGCCGTGGCGGGAATCTACTTTTACTTTTGAAGGGACTGGTTTAATGAAAGAAACAAAACATCAACACACATTTTCTATCCGTAAGTCGGCTTATGGTGCCGCGTCGGTTATGGTCGCATCATGTATATTTGTCATCGGTGGGGGCGTGGCAGAGGCAAATGATTCGACAACACAAACAACGACACCACTAGAAGTCGCTCAAACGTCGCAGCAAGAAACACATACACATCAAACACCTGTTACATCATTACATACTGCAACACCTGAACATGTTGATGACTCTAAAGAAGCAACACCTTTACCTGAAAAAGCAGAGTCACCAAAAACCGAAGTGACAGTTCAACCTTCATCGCATACACAGGAAGTACCTGCGTTACATAAAAAAACACAGCAACAACCGGCGTATAAGGATAAAACGGTACCAGAGTCAACGATAGCATCAAAGTCGGTTGAATCAAATAAAGCAACAGAAAATGAGATGTCACCTGTTGAACATCATGCTTCAAATGTGGAAAAACGTGAAGATAGATTGGAGACTAATGAGACAACACCGCCATCAGTGGACCGTGAATTTAGCCATAAAATCATCAATAATGCGCACGTAAATCCAAAAACGGATGGACAAACAAACGTTAATGTTGATACGAAAACGATAGACACCGTTTCACCGAAAGATGACAGAATAGATACGGCGCAACCGAAACAAGTCGACGCTCCTAAAGAAAATACAACGGCACAAAATAAATTTACATCACAAGCGAGCGACAAAAAACCAACAGTAAAAGCAGCACCTGAAGCCGTTCAAAATCCAGAAAACCCTAAAAATAAAGACCCGTTTGTGTTTGTTCACGGCTTTACAGGATTTGTTGGAGAAGTCGCCGCTAAAGGTGAAAATTATTGGGGTGGAACGAAAGCGAACTTACAAAATCATTTGCGAAAAGCAGGGTATGAAACATATGAAGCGAGTGTCAGTGCGCTTGCGAGCAATCATGAACGTGCGGTAGAACTTTATTATTATTTAAAAGGTGGACGTGTAGATTACGGGGCGGCACATTCTAAAAAATATGGTCACGAGCGTTATGGTAAGACATACGAAGGGGTCTTAAAAGATTGGAAACCAGGTCATCCAGTCCATTTCATAGGCCATAGTATGGGAGGACAAACGATTCGTTTATTGGAACATTATTTACGTTTTGGTGATAAAGCAGAAATCGCTTATCAACAACAACACGGTGGTATCATAAGCGAATTATTTAAAGGTGGCCAAGATAATATGGTCACATCAATTACAACAATCGCAACACCACATAATGGGACACATGCCTCTGATGATATTGGCAACACGCCTACGATTCGTAATATTTTATATTCTTTTGCGCAAATGTCGAGTCATTTAGGAACGATTGACTTTGGTATGGACCACTGGGGGTTTAAGCGTAAAGATGGTGAATCTTTAACCGATTATAATAAGCGTATTGCAGAAAGTAAAATTTGGGATTCTGAAGATACAGGGCTTTATGACTTAACGCGTGAAGGAGCCGAAAAAATTAATCAAAAAACAGAGTTAAACCCAAATATTTACTATAAAACATACACAGGTGTTGCAACGCATGAGACACAATTGGGCAAACATATCGCTGATTTAGCTATGGAATTCACTAAAATTTTAACTGGCAATTATATTGGGAGCGTAGATGACATACTATGGCGCCCGAATGATGGCTTGGTATCTGAAATTTCATCACAACACCCATCTGATGAAAAAAATATTAGTGTTGATGAAAACTCGGAACTACATAAAGGCACATGGCAAGTGATGCCGACCATGAAAGGTTGGGATCATAGTGACTTTATTGGAAATGATACACTTGATACAAAACATTCAGCTATAGAATTAACAAACTTTTATGACTCGATTTCAGATTATTTAATGCGTATCGAAAAAGCAGAAAGCACAAAGAACACATAA
- a CDS encoding NAD(P)H-dependent oxidoreductase, protein MKDVQQRILNAYHFRHAIRQFNPTKKISENDMRTILETGRLSPSSLGLEPWKFLVIQNKALRQALKPYCWGAQKQLDSASHFVLILARKNVRPQNDYVRHMFEVIHHMTPDTALQKLDATSKFQNESNDLYQSDRTLLDWASKQTYIPLGNMMTTAAMLGIDSCPMEGFLYDDVAQLLSDDGYIDTDEYYPSVMVAFGYRLEAPTREKTRRSYHDVVQWID, encoded by the coding sequence ATGAAAGATGTTCAACAACGTATACTTAATGCGTATCACTTTCGCCATGCCATTCGACAATTTAATCCAACAAAAAAAATAAGTGAGAATGACATGCGCACTATTTTAGAAACCGGCCGCTTATCCCCGAGTTCACTTGGTTTAGAGCCTTGGAAATTTCTCGTAATACAAAATAAAGCATTACGTCAAGCACTTAAGCCTTATTGTTGGGGGGCACAGAAACAATTAGATTCAGCCAGTCATTTTGTCCTTATTTTAGCACGTAAAAACGTCCGCCCACAAAATGATTACGTGCGTCATATGTTTGAAGTCATCCATCATATGACACCAGATACAGCACTCCAAAAATTAGATGCCACTTCTAAATTTCAAAATGAAAGTAATGATTTATACCAAAGTGACCGCACATTATTAGATTGGGCTAGCAAACAAACGTATATTCCTCTTGGTAATATGATGACTACAGCTGCAATGTTAGGAATCGACTCTTGTCCAATGGAAGGCTTCTTATATGACGATGTCGCACAACTTTTAAGCGACGATGGCTATATCGATACTGACGAATATTATCCCTCTGTTATGGTCGCATTTGGTTACCGCCTTGAAGCACCTACACGGGAAAAAACACGTCGTTCTTACCATGACGTTGTTCAATGGATTGATTAA